A genome region from Lucilia cuprina isolate Lc7/37 chromosome 3, ASM2204524v1, whole genome shotgun sequence includes the following:
- the LOC111675322 gene encoding histidine--tRNA ligase isoform X1: MLRSFVQTTTRLNKVNFLQIQLNYRTLSSKVDLKSLKNNNNNDDTDDGVGNNGVSGTIKHRQLELDKIDEEVARLLALKAKLGDEPQQNQKFTLKTPKGTRDYGPQQMMLRQNVLDKITTVFKKHGGEAIDTPVFELKEVLTGKYGEDSKLIYDLKDQGGEILSLRYDLTVPLARYLAMNKISSIKRYHIAKVYRRDNPAMTRGRYREFYQCDFDIAGSYDPMLPDAECVKIVSEILDVLDIGDYVIKLNHRQLLDGMFEACGVPADKFRSICSAVDKLDKSPWSEVRREMIDEKGLDASSADQIGEYVQLSGGSDLVEKLLADPKLKAVSAAVKGLEGMQLLLKYCNAMGLADKICFDLSLARGLDYYTGVIYECVLKAEPKILANGASEEQGTVGSVAGGGRYDNLVGMFDPKGRQVPCVGVSIGVERIFSVLEAKAAASGVKPRTNDIEVYVASAHKGLHEKRLSILNDLWNQGVKAEHSYKLNPKLLAQLQHCEEQQIPLAVVFGDSELSKGIVKLREVGSRKEEDIPLADLADEIKKRLRN; this comes from the exons atgttacGTTCATTTGTACAAACAACTACGcgtttaaataaagttaattttttacaaatacaattaaattatcGTACATTGAGCTCCAAAGTCgatttaaaatctcttaaaaataataataataatgatgatactGATGATGGAGTTGGTAATAATGGTGTTAGTGGTACCATAAAACATCGGCAACTGGAATTGGACAAG ATCGATGAAGAAGTGGCTCGATTGCTGGCCCTTAAGGCCAAATTGGGTGATGAACctcaacaaaatcaaaagtttactTTAAAAACTCCCAAGGGTACACGTGATTATGGTCCTCAACAAATGATGTTGCGTCAAAATGTTTTGGACAAGATAACAACGGTATTTAAGAAACATGGTGGTGAAGCTATTGATACACCAGTATTCGAATTGAAG gAAGTTTTAACTGGCAAATATGGTGAGGATTCCAAGTTAATTTATGATCTCAAAGATCAAGGCGGTGAAATACTATCGCTTCGTTATGATCTGACAGTTCCTTTGGCTAGATATTTAGCCATGAATAAAATATCGAGCATTAAACGTTATCACATTGCCAAGGTATATCGCCGCGATAATCCTGCCATGACTCGTGGTCGTTATAGGGAGTTTTATCAATGT GATTTTGATATTGCTGGCTCTTATGATCCCATGTTACCCGATGCTGAATGTGTTAAAATTGTCTCTGAAATCTTAGATGTTTTAGATATTGGCGATTATGTCATCAAGCTAAATCATAGACAATTATTGGATGGTATGTTTGAAGCCTGTGGTGTACCAGCTGATAAATTCCGTTCCATTTGTTCGGCCGTAGATAAATTGGATAAa TCTCCCTGGTCGGAGGTGCGCCGTGAGATGATCGATGAAAAAGGTTTAGATGCTTCGTCTGCCGATCAAATTGGTGAATATGTTCAGCTGAGTGGTGGTAGTGATTTGGTTGAAAAACTTTTGGCTGATCCTAAATTGAAAGCTGTCAGTGCTGCCGTTAAGGGTCTGGAAGGCATGCAACTTTTACTTAAGTACTGTAATGCTATGGGTCTTGCggataaaatttgttttgactTGAGTTTGGCTCGTGGTTTGGACTACTATACGGGTGTTATTTATGAATGTGTACTTAAGGCTGAGCCCAAAATTTTAGCCAATGGAGCTTCTGAAGAACAGGGCACCGTTGGTTCTGTAGCTGGTGGTGGTCGTTATGATAACTTGGTTGGTATGTTTGATCCCAAGGGAAGACAAGTGCCCTGTGTGGGTGTTTCCATAGGTGTGGAACGTATATTTTCGGTGTTAGAAGCCAAAGCTGCCGCATCTGGTGTTAAGCCACGCACCAATGACATCGAGGTTTATGTAGCCTCAGCTCACAAAGGTTTACACGAAAAACGTTTAAgcattttaaatgatttgtgGAATCAAGGTGTAAAG GCTGAACATTCCTACAAATTAAATCCCAAACTATTGGCCCAACTCCAGCATTGTGAGGAGCAACAGATTCCTCTAGCCGTGGTATTCGGAGATTCAGAGTTGTCGAAGGGCATTGTTAAGCTACGTGAAGTCGGCAGCCGTAAAGAAGAAGACATTCCATTGGCCGATTTGGCTGATGAAATCAAAAAGAGATTAAGAAACTAA
- the LOC111675322 gene encoding histidine--tRNA ligase isoform X2, producing MSETREQILEEIKLQGDLVRKLKAAKEPKEKIDEEVARLLALKAKLGDEPQQNQKFTLKTPKGTRDYGPQQMMLRQNVLDKITTVFKKHGGEAIDTPVFELKEVLTGKYGEDSKLIYDLKDQGGEILSLRYDLTVPLARYLAMNKISSIKRYHIAKVYRRDNPAMTRGRYREFYQCDFDIAGSYDPMLPDAECVKIVSEILDVLDIGDYVIKLNHRQLLDGMFEACGVPADKFRSICSAVDKLDKSPWSEVRREMIDEKGLDASSADQIGEYVQLSGGSDLVEKLLADPKLKAVSAAVKGLEGMQLLLKYCNAMGLADKICFDLSLARGLDYYTGVIYECVLKAEPKILANGASEEQGTVGSVAGGGRYDNLVGMFDPKGRQVPCVGVSIGVERIFSVLEAKAAASGVKPRTNDIEVYVASAHKGLHEKRLSILNDLWNQGVKAEHSYKLNPKLLAQLQHCEEQQIPLAVVFGDSELSKGIVKLREVGSRKEEDIPLADLADEIKKRLRN from the exons ATGAGTGAAACGCGTGAACAAATTTTGgaagaaattaaattacaagGTGATTTGGTACGAAAACTAAAAGCGGCCAAGGAACCCAAAGAAAAG ATCGATGAAGAAGTGGCTCGATTGCTGGCCCTTAAGGCCAAATTGGGTGATGAACctcaacaaaatcaaaagtttactTTAAAAACTCCCAAGGGTACACGTGATTATGGTCCTCAACAAATGATGTTGCGTCAAAATGTTTTGGACAAGATAACAACGGTATTTAAGAAACATGGTGGTGAAGCTATTGATACACCAGTATTCGAATTGAAG gAAGTTTTAACTGGCAAATATGGTGAGGATTCCAAGTTAATTTATGATCTCAAAGATCAAGGCGGTGAAATACTATCGCTTCGTTATGATCTGACAGTTCCTTTGGCTAGATATTTAGCCATGAATAAAATATCGAGCATTAAACGTTATCACATTGCCAAGGTATATCGCCGCGATAATCCTGCCATGACTCGTGGTCGTTATAGGGAGTTTTATCAATGT GATTTTGATATTGCTGGCTCTTATGATCCCATGTTACCCGATGCTGAATGTGTTAAAATTGTCTCTGAAATCTTAGATGTTTTAGATATTGGCGATTATGTCATCAAGCTAAATCATAGACAATTATTGGATGGTATGTTTGAAGCCTGTGGTGTACCAGCTGATAAATTCCGTTCCATTTGTTCGGCCGTAGATAAATTGGATAAa TCTCCCTGGTCGGAGGTGCGCCGTGAGATGATCGATGAAAAAGGTTTAGATGCTTCGTCTGCCGATCAAATTGGTGAATATGTTCAGCTGAGTGGTGGTAGTGATTTGGTTGAAAAACTTTTGGCTGATCCTAAATTGAAAGCTGTCAGTGCTGCCGTTAAGGGTCTGGAAGGCATGCAACTTTTACTTAAGTACTGTAATGCTATGGGTCTTGCggataaaatttgttttgactTGAGTTTGGCTCGTGGTTTGGACTACTATACGGGTGTTATTTATGAATGTGTACTTAAGGCTGAGCCCAAAATTTTAGCCAATGGAGCTTCTGAAGAACAGGGCACCGTTGGTTCTGTAGCTGGTGGTGGTCGTTATGATAACTTGGTTGGTATGTTTGATCCCAAGGGAAGACAAGTGCCCTGTGTGGGTGTTTCCATAGGTGTGGAACGTATATTTTCGGTGTTAGAAGCCAAAGCTGCCGCATCTGGTGTTAAGCCACGCACCAATGACATCGAGGTTTATGTAGCCTCAGCTCACAAAGGTTTACACGAAAAACGTTTAAgcattttaaatgatttgtgGAATCAAGGTGTAAAG GCTGAACATTCCTACAAATTAAATCCCAAACTATTGGCCCAACTCCAGCATTGTGAGGAGCAACAGATTCCTCTAGCCGTGGTATTCGGAGATTCAGAGTTGTCGAAGGGCATTGTTAAGCTACGTGAAGTCGGCAGCCGTAAAGAAGAAGACATTCCATTGGCCGATTTGGCTGATGAAATCAAAAAGAGATTAAGAAACTAA